The nucleotide window CCGTGATGGTGAAACCCGCTTATCAATGTCCGTACTTAAGCCAGAAAGGAGAAACCCGGAGGGTAATCCGGTAGTGGTTTTTGTTCATGGTGCCGGTTCGTTACAGAACGTGTATAAAGGCTGGTCAAATAATTACTGGCGCGAATACATGTTCCACCAATACCTGACGCATCAGGGATATTACGTGATTGAAGTTGATTACAGACACAGCACCGGTTACGGGCGCAAGTTCAGAGAAGACGTCACCAACTGGATGGGTAAATATGAAACCGAAGATATCGAAGACGGCTTGGCCTTCCTTGCCGATAATTATGATAAAGCCGATACTTCCCGAGTAGGAATTTATGGTGGAAGTTATGGAGGCTTTATGGCCCTTTATGCTGTTGGAGTTTCCCCCGAACACTTCGATGCAGCGGCTGGTCTCCGCTCCGTTACCAATTGGGAAAATTACTATTATGCTAACCCTTGGTACACCTTACCCCGTTTAGGAACTCCGGAAGATAATCCGGAAAACTATGCCCGAAGTTCACCCCTGACTTATGCTGACTCTCTGGAACAGCCCGTGATTCTCCTTCATGGCCTGACCGATGACAATGTTGGATTTCAGGATGCGGTACAATACATCGAAGTTCTTATCCAATCCGGAAATGAGGATTTTGAGATGATGATGTATCCGACTGAGCGACATAGTTTTCAGGATGAAGATGCCTGGTATGACGAATACCGACGTATTTACGAGTTCTTTAACAAGCACTTGAAATAGATCTCTTTTTTGAAATGTATTCTTAGTATAAAAGGTTATCATCGAGGACTAAATTACTCCCTATGAACCTATTTACTAAAATCATGATCTGGATTTTCGGTGCGGCGGCACTTTTCGCATTGATTATTGTCATACTTGGCAAAACCTTTTCCCAGCCAGGCTATGATGGTCCGGAATCCAATCACTTCAATGGTACTACCTTCGAAAATACAGGAGATGTTCCATCCAAAGGGTTTCTCGATGTAATGAAATGGTACCTGAATCGGGATCAAGGGGAATGGAAAGAAATACCAGAAGAGGAAGTTGTTTTTGCTGAACGCCCAGCTGACAATGTGACCTCGGGAATGAAAATCACTTACGTCAATCACTCCACCTTTCTCATACAAACAGCAGGAGTTAATATTCTCACCGACCCTGTTTGGAGTGAGCGAGTGAGTCCGCTTGATTTCGCCGGCCCTAAGAGGTTCCGGCCTGCCGGAGTAAAATTTGAAGACCTTCCGCCCATCAACTTGGTATTGATCAGCCACAACCATTATGATCACTTAGATATTGAGACCCTAAAGAAGCTAAATGAAAATTTCAGCCCACGTTTTATTGTGCCATTAGGCGTTGACCGATACCTCACTGAAGAAGGCCTCGAAAATATATCTCCGATTGACTGGTGGCAGTCAAAACCTATTGACAGTGACATCACTATTCACTCCGTTGAAGCCCAGCATTTCTCAGCACGTGGTTTATTTGATAGAGATAAAACATTGTGGACCGGATATGTTATCGATACACCAACCGGTAGCGTTTACTTTGCGGGAGACACCGGTTATGGTGATTTCTCCAAAAAAATTGGCCAGCGACATCAGGATATTAAAGTCGGTTTAATTCCGATTGGAGCCTATAAGCCTCGCTGGTTTATGAAGCCTATGCATGTGAATCCCGAAGAGGCCATCCAAATCCACAAAGATGTTAATGCTGAAATCAGTTTTGGCATGCATTTTGGAACGTTCCCTTTAGCTGATGATGGCATGAAAGACCCTGAAAATGATTTCTCCAAAGCCATGCTACTACCCGAAAATGCCGGAGTGAACTTTAAACTGCTTACCGAAGGGGATAGCTTTCAACTGTCTGAATGAGTTCTTAATAAAACTAATCAGCAATATCACTTTATTGGCCCAATTCCACTCTCCAATTCTTCTCTTCTTTTTGTACATTGTTTCAGATCAAAAGCGACCTTTATAAATGTCAGAAACGTACCGAGCACTTACCCGAAAATACAGACCGCACACCTTTGAGGATATTGTCTCACAAGAGCATGTGAGCAGTACCATCAAAAATGCGATTAAGCAAAACAGGCTATCCCATGCCTATATGTTTTGTGGTCCTCGTGGCGTAGGGAAAACCACCATGGCTCGCGTACTTGCCCGAACCATTAATAAGATTGATACCAGTATCGATGGCGAGTCGCTGAATCAGACGCTCAACATCGTTGAGATGGATGCCGCTTCCAACAACAAAGTGGATGATGTGCATCACCTCCGGGAAAGCGTTCGCATTCCTCCGCAAAATGGTCGCTACAAAGTCTTTATTGTGGATGAGGTTCACATGCTTAGTAAAGCAGCTTTTAATGCGCTGCTGAAAACGCTGGAAGAACCGCCCGAACACGCTATTTTCATTTTCGCTACAACAGAACCACACAAGGTTCTGCCGACTATTTTATCACGGGTTCAGCGCTTCGACTTTAAGCGAATTGCTGTTACTGAAATTGTAGAACGACTTCGCAAGATCTCTCTGGACGAAGATATTTCAATCGATGAAGAGTCCCTCCACGTCATTGCTAAAAAAGCCGATGGCGCACTCCGTGATGCTCTTGGACTGATGGATCAGGCAATTGCATTTTGCGGTGATACTATCACACATGATGAACTGCTCCAAGCGCTGAATGTGGTTGGCAGCGAACGCCTCTTTCAGTTTATGAACTGTGTGAAAGAAAATGATGCCGACAAAGGTCTGGATCTCATCAACACCCTGCTGCAAGAAGGATATGATATTCAGGAATACCTGATTGGACTGACTGAACACCTCCGTAATCTCTATATCGCTCATGAATCAGAACAACTCTATTTAGTTGAAGCCTCAGAAGAAACAAAGAAGCGATATAAAGAAACGGCTACCGATTTTTCACGGGATGATTTGATGCGTATGCTGCACATTATCAGTGAAGCTCAAATAAAACTAAAAGATGCCAGCCAACCGCGTATTCAGTTTGAGATTACCTTATTAAAGCTGATCCATATGGAGCGATCAGAGAAGCTATCTGAGCTTCTTGCCGGCCTTGAGGAGTTAAAAAAAAACTCCGGTAATTTCGTAAAGCCTTCCCAAAACGGTTCAGCTCCAGAAAAACCAACCGCAGAAGCAGAAAGCAACTCTGAGCCAACTTCAGAAGATTTCAAAACTCAAGTTAAGCGGGAAGGTGAACCTTCTGAGCCTCCTCAAAATGAAGTAGTTAATACTGAGGAAGCTTCTAAAACAGAAGCAGATCAAGAACCTGTAAATGAGGTCGAAACTCAACCTGAAGCAGCTAATACAACAGATTTTGAATCTGATCCAGAGCCCTCTAGTTCTGATCAGCAAGAACCTGAGCAGGAACAACCTTCTGAGCCTGTAGCGATTGAAGAAGATGACTTCGATTTTGGCGCTC belongs to Balneola sp. and includes:
- a CDS encoding twin-arginine translocation pathway signal, encoding MIWIFGAAALFALIIVILGKTFSQPGYDGPESNHFNGTTFENTGDVPSKGFLDVMKWYLNRDQGEWKEIPEEEVVFAERPADNVTSGMKITYVNHSTFLIQTAGVNILTDPVWSERVSPLDFAGPKRFRPAGVKFEDLPPINLVLISHNHYDHLDIETLKKLNENFSPRFIVPLGVDRYLTEEGLENISPIDWWQSKPIDSDITIHSVEAQHFSARGLFDRDKTLWTGYVIDTPTGSVYFAGDTGYGDFSKKIGQRHQDIKVGLIPIGAYKPRWFMKPMHVNPEEAIQIHKDVNAEISFGMHFGTFPLADDGMKDPENDFSKAMLLPENAGVNFKLLTEGDSFQLSE